The Lycium barbarum isolate Lr01 chromosome 12, ASM1917538v2, whole genome shotgun sequence genome includes a region encoding these proteins:
- the LOC132621441 gene encoding protein root UVB sensitive 4 isoform X1 — MPSNFYPSTSTHSCFSWNTDKTHFPTPKIAIYNKLKTCQRLINKQIYFPVCSSWIPDKPNKLKTSLNSPGVSNSHSLKTSLNFEEEKKLNNNPEATPTVPFYLPVLIYHSDSRFRYIWDGNDLKLVSLDGNAFSLSDFCCNFEDTVQKLVKICNLGIRNFFLPREVSHNYLEYVKWKFVHRVSSSALQVLATQAMLRAIGIGNSRSLPSAAALNWVLKDGLGRLSRCIYTASLASSFDTNLKRVRFWTSVLFSLSIGVELLTPVFPQYFLMLASIANIAKQISLACYLATSTAVHRSFAIADNLGEVSAKEQIQTVCFDNLGLMLAAALNILFANNPSLQAGLPFVMYPIFSVLDLFGIYQGLKQVHLQTLTKDRLDIIISTWIQQGFVPSPEDVSKQEGIGLFWSRGREPWSIRIGCLNPSPCTAKLSVMTMQSLSSEDLYFLSPESLTSELKRNQEFGILLYLREGAGTTDVIRGMLHASYVRKGIEACGSSSAVLKQWFYLVEDGKRLTEQNFSLLYEQVLSLGWACKNILLSTQEQAHRYSFITD, encoded by the exons ATGCCATCCAATTTTTATCCATCCACCAGCACCCATTCTTGTTTCTCATGGAATACAGACAAAACCCACTTCCCCACAcccaaaatagccatatacaatAAGCTTAAAACCTGCCAAAGGTTAATAAATAAGCAAATTTACTTCCCTGTTTGTTCTTCATGGATTCCAGACAAACCCAACAAGCTCAAAACCTCACTTAACTCCCCAGGTGTATCTAATTCACATTCACTGAAAACTTCATTAaactttgaagaagaaaaaaagttgaATAATAATCCAGAAGCAACCCCCACTGTGCCTTTTTATCTTCCAGTCTTGATTTACCACTCAGATAGTCGTTTTAGATATATTTGGGATGGGAATGACTTAAAATTAGTCTCTCTTGATGGGAATGCCTTTTCTCTATCTGATTTTTGCTGTAATTTTGAAGATACAGTTCAAAAGTTGGTCAAAATTTGTAATTTGGGTATAAGAAATTTCTTTCTACCGAGAGAAGTTAGTCATAATTACCTTGAATATGTGAAGTGGAAGTTTGTTCATCGTGTTTCCAGCTCAGCTCTCCAAGTTCTGGCAACCCAG GCTATGTTGCGGGCAATTGGAATTGGGAACTCTCGTTCACTTCCATCAGCTGCTGCACTAAATTGGGTCCTGAAGGATGGTCTTGGACGGTTGAGCAGGTGCATCTACACTGCTAGCCTAGCATCTTCTTTTGATACCAATCTTAAG AGAGTAAGGTTCTGGACATCTGTTCTCTTCAGTTTGAGCATTGGAGTTGAATTGTTGACTCCTGTATTCCCACAATACTTTTTGATGCTTGCATCAATTGCCAACATTGCTAAGCAAATAAGCCTTGCGTGTTACCTAGCCACTAGT ACTGCTGTTCATAGAAGCTTTGCAATTGCCGATAACCTTGGTGAGGTTTCTGCAAAAGAACAG ATTCAAACAGTCTGCTTCGATAATCTTGGTCTTATGCTTGCTGCAGCCTTGAACATACTGTTTGCTAATAATCCAAG TTTGCAAGCAGGTCTACCATTTGTGATGTACCCAATCTTCTCAGTGCTTGATCTTTTTGGTATTTATCAAGGACTAAAGCAAGTGCATCTGCAGACATTAACTAAG GATAGGCTTGACATCATTATAAGCACATGGATTCAACAAGGATTTGTTCCATCACCTGAAGATGTGAGTAAACAGGAGGGTATTGGCTTATTTTGGAGCAGAG GCAGAGAGCCGTGGTCTATCAGAATTGGTTGCTTAAATCCTAGTCCTTGCACAGCAAAGCTATCTGTGATGACGATGCAATCTTTGAGTAGTGAAGACCTCTATTTCTTGAGCCCAGAGAGTTTGACAAGTGAATTGAAAAGGAATCAGGAG TTTGGTATCCTACTTTATCTGCGGGAAGGGGCAGGCACTACAGATGTGATCAGGGGCATGTTGCAT GCAAGTTATGTCCGTAAGGGTATAGAAGCTTGTGGTAGTTCTAGTGCAGTTCTCAAGCAATGGTTTTACCTGGTTGAAGATGGCAAGAGATTAACAGAACAAAATTTTAGCCTCTTATATGAGCAAGTGTTGTCTTTGGGATGGGCATGTAAGAATATTCTGTTGAGCACGCAGGAGCAAGCTCATCGCTATAGTTTTATAACTGACTGA
- the LOC132621441 gene encoding protein root UVB sensitive 4 isoform X2 — protein sequence MPSNFYPSTSTHSCFSWNTDKTHFPTPKIAIYNKLKTCQRLINKQIYFPVCSSWIPDKPNKLKTSLNSPGVSNSHSLKTSLNFEEEKKLNNNPEATPTVPFYLPVLIYHSDSRFRYIWDGNDLKLVSLDGNAFSLSDFCCNFEDTVQKLVKICNLGIRNFFLPREVSHNYLEYVKWKFVHRVSSSALQVLATQAMLRAIGIGNSRSLPSAAALNWVLKDGLGRLSRCIYTASLASSFDTNLKRVRFWTSVLFSLSIGVELLTPVFPQYFLMLASIANIAKQISLACYLATSTAVHRSFAIADNLGEVSAKEQIQTVCFDNLGLMLAAALNILFANNPSLQAGLPFVMYPIFSVLDLFGIYQGLKQVHLQTLTKDRLDIIISTWIQQGFVPSPEDVSKQEGIGLFWSRAKLSVMTMQSLSSEDLYFLSPESLTSELKRNQEFGILLYLREGAGTTDVIRGMLHASYVRKGIEACGSSSAVLKQWFYLVEDGKRLTEQNFSLLYEQVLSLGWACKNILLSTQEQAHRYSFITD from the exons ATGCCATCCAATTTTTATCCATCCACCAGCACCCATTCTTGTTTCTCATGGAATACAGACAAAACCCACTTCCCCACAcccaaaatagccatatacaatAAGCTTAAAACCTGCCAAAGGTTAATAAATAAGCAAATTTACTTCCCTGTTTGTTCTTCATGGATTCCAGACAAACCCAACAAGCTCAAAACCTCACTTAACTCCCCAGGTGTATCTAATTCACATTCACTGAAAACTTCATTAaactttgaagaagaaaaaaagttgaATAATAATCCAGAAGCAACCCCCACTGTGCCTTTTTATCTTCCAGTCTTGATTTACCACTCAGATAGTCGTTTTAGATATATTTGGGATGGGAATGACTTAAAATTAGTCTCTCTTGATGGGAATGCCTTTTCTCTATCTGATTTTTGCTGTAATTTTGAAGATACAGTTCAAAAGTTGGTCAAAATTTGTAATTTGGGTATAAGAAATTTCTTTCTACCGAGAGAAGTTAGTCATAATTACCTTGAATATGTGAAGTGGAAGTTTGTTCATCGTGTTTCCAGCTCAGCTCTCCAAGTTCTGGCAACCCAG GCTATGTTGCGGGCAATTGGAATTGGGAACTCTCGTTCACTTCCATCAGCTGCTGCACTAAATTGGGTCCTGAAGGATGGTCTTGGACGGTTGAGCAGGTGCATCTACACTGCTAGCCTAGCATCTTCTTTTGATACCAATCTTAAG AGAGTAAGGTTCTGGACATCTGTTCTCTTCAGTTTGAGCATTGGAGTTGAATTGTTGACTCCTGTATTCCCACAATACTTTTTGATGCTTGCATCAATTGCCAACATTGCTAAGCAAATAAGCCTTGCGTGTTACCTAGCCACTAGT ACTGCTGTTCATAGAAGCTTTGCAATTGCCGATAACCTTGGTGAGGTTTCTGCAAAAGAACAG ATTCAAACAGTCTGCTTCGATAATCTTGGTCTTATGCTTGCTGCAGCCTTGAACATACTGTTTGCTAATAATCCAAG TTTGCAAGCAGGTCTACCATTTGTGATGTACCCAATCTTCTCAGTGCTTGATCTTTTTGGTATTTATCAAGGACTAAAGCAAGTGCATCTGCAGACATTAACTAAG GATAGGCTTGACATCATTATAAGCACATGGATTCAACAAGGATTTGTTCCATCACCTGAAGATGTGAGTAAACAGGAGGGTATTGGCTTATTTTGGAGCAGAG CAAAGCTATCTGTGATGACGATGCAATCTTTGAGTAGTGAAGACCTCTATTTCTTGAGCCCAGAGAGTTTGACAAGTGAATTGAAAAGGAATCAGGAG TTTGGTATCCTACTTTATCTGCGGGAAGGGGCAGGCACTACAGATGTGATCAGGGGCATGTTGCAT GCAAGTTATGTCCGTAAGGGTATAGAAGCTTGTGGTAGTTCTAGTGCAGTTCTCAAGCAATGGTTTTACCTGGTTGAAGATGGCAAGAGATTAACAGAACAAAATTTTAGCCTCTTATATGAGCAAGTGTTGTCTTTGGGATGGGCATGTAAGAATATTCTGTTGAGCACGCAGGAGCAAGCTCATCGCTATAGTTTTATAACTGACTGA
- the LOC132621443 gene encoding uncharacterized protein LOC132621443, with the protein MSGRGEDSDSDAPEELTTLQGIQNHEDLRKVERENKARVVREGKERRRQWAQKLTPRPTQNDESIEDTKEPENAQDSKDNRGMLPDEIVRILAAREKKVFSSDSEEEHEKKPTSKKKRSKSSGSGPVILKDLPPPPCLDNSLEFLKKRKMQVSRSSAVLNNSSQALRLLSTSGLLRNK; encoded by the exons ATGTCGGGAAGAGGAGAAGATAGCGATTCTGATGCCCCTGAAGAACTAACCACCTTACAG GGAATTCAAAATCATGAGGACCTTAGAAAAGTTGAAAGAGAAAATAAGGCTAG AGTTGTTCGAGAAGGGAAGGAACGTCGTAGACAATGGGCTCAAAAGTTAACTCCACGGCCTACACAAAATGATGAAAGCATTGAAGACACAAAAGAACCTGAGAATGCCCAGGACTCAAAAGACAATAGAGGAATGCTACCTGATGAGATTGTGAGAATCCTTGCAGCTCGTGAGAA GAAGGTTTTCTCATCAGACTCAGAGGAAGAACATGAGAAGAAACCCACCTCTAAAAAGAAAAGATCCAAAAGCTCGGG CTCTGGACCGGTTATTTTGAAGGATCTACCGCCTCCTCCGTGCTTAGATAACTCGCTGGAATTCTTAAAGAAACGCAAGATGCAGGTGTCAAGATCATCAGCCGTTTTAAACAATTCTAGTCAAGCATTACGGCTTCTATCTACATCTGGCTTGCTACGTAACAAATGA